A region of Salvelinus alpinus chromosome 6, SLU_Salpinus.1, whole genome shotgun sequence DNA encodes the following proteins:
- the LOC139577967 gene encoding octapeptide-repeat protein T2-like: MGEQGVQEGAEHTPLGGPCVADERGGGVAASSHHFGPRSQQAGPGLRQAQAATGRPRSTGRPRPQQAGPGLNRQAQASTERPRSQQKGPGLNRQAQASTGRPRSQQAGPGLNRQAQASTGRPRSQQAGPGLNRQAQVSTGRPRSQQAGPGLNRQAQVSTERPRPQQAGPGLNRQAQVSTGRPRPQQAGPGLNRQAQASTGRPRSQQAGPGLNRQA, translated from the exons atgggtgaacagggagtacaggagggagctgagcacacacccttggggggcccctgtgttgcggatgagcgtggcggaggtgttgctgCCTCCTCTCACCACTTTGG GCCCAGGTCTCAACAGGCAGGCCCAGGTCTCAGGCAGGCCCAGGCCGCAACAGGCAGGCCCAGGTCAACAGGCAGGCCCAGGCCTCAACAGGCAGGCCCAGGTCTCAACAGGCAGGCCCAGGCCTCAACAGAAAGGCCCAGGTCTCAACAGAAAGGCCCAGGCCTCAACAGGCAGGCCCAGGCCTCAACAGGCAGGCCCAGGTCTCAACAGGCAGGCCCAGGCCTCAACAGGCAGGCCCAGGCCTCAACAGGCAGGCCCAGGTCTCAACAGGCAGGCCCAGGCCTCAACAGGCAGGCCCAGGTCTCAACAGGCAGGCCCAGGTCTCAACAGGCAGGCCCAGGCCTCAACAGGCAGGCCCAGGTCTCAACAGAAAGGCCCAGGCCTCAACAGGCAGGCCCAGGTCTCAACAGGCAGGCCCAGGTCTCAACAGGCAGGCCCAGGCCTCAACAGGCAGGCCCAGGCCTCAACAGGCAGGCCCAGGCCTCAACAGGCAGGCCCAGGTCTCAACAGGCAGGTCCAGGTCTCAACAGGCAGGCCTGA